A window of the Alkalidesulfovibrio alkalitolerans DSM 16529 genome harbors these coding sequences:
- a CDS encoding universal stress protein, with protein MYRSILVAFAFSDAGRDALAMAAGLARHHMAKLHIFHALDYKLMNLAPDDDSCELACTEAEERFAREHGDALADVEATFDCRPADPAMEICRLAREREFDLIVMGCHRRKLARIDYTGMTILEKSPCPVLLVPHRDTPAISCADA; from the coding sequence ATGTACCGATCCATCCTTGTCGCCTTCGCCTTCAGCGACGCGGGCCGCGACGCCCTGGCCATGGCCGCGGGGCTCGCCCGGCATCACATGGCCAAGCTGCACATCTTCCACGCCCTGGACTACAAGCTCATGAATCTCGCGCCTGACGACGACTCCTGCGAACTGGCCTGCACCGAGGCCGAGGAGCGGTTCGCGCGCGAGCACGGCGACGCCCTGGCCGACGTGGAGGCGACTTTCGACTGCCGCCCCGCCGACCCCGCCATGGAGATCTGCCGCCTGGCGCGCGAGAGGGAATTCGACCTCATCGTCATGGGCTGCCATCGCAGGAAGCTTGCGCGCATCGACTACACGGGCATGACGATCCTGGAAAAGTCGCCCTGCCCGGTACTGCTCGTGCCGCACCGCGACACCCCGGCCATCTCCTGCGCCGACGCCTGA
- the hemB gene encoding porphobilinogen synthase → MDFFRGRRLRMSPQVRRLVAETELRPQDLIQPWFVFETDDADYKKAIGSMPGQYQLSIPQLLRQAEGAVKNGLAACILFGIPKEKDPKGSQAYAENGIVQDAVRALKREFPELCVITDVCLCEYTSHGHCGLVDGERIENDPTLALLAQTALSHARAGADMVAPSDMMDGRVAAIRTALDAEGFTDLPLMSYAVKYASAFYGPFREAAEGTPKFGDRKTHQMDPANRREALREAEADLAEGADILMVKPAGPYLDVIRDLREAFDAPLAAYQVSGEYALIKAAAERGWVDGRAVALESLTGIKRAGASLILTYFAEELLPAIG, encoded by the coding sequence ATGGACTTCTTCCGGGGACGGCGGCTGCGCATGTCGCCGCAGGTCAGGCGGCTGGTGGCCGAAACAGAACTCAGGCCGCAGGACCTGATCCAGCCCTGGTTCGTCTTCGAGACGGACGACGCGGACTACAAAAAGGCCATCGGCTCCATGCCGGGGCAATACCAATTGAGCATCCCGCAGCTTCTGCGCCAGGCAGAGGGCGCGGTGAAAAACGGGCTTGCCGCCTGCATCCTCTTCGGCATCCCTAAAGAGAAGGATCCGAAGGGCAGCCAGGCCTACGCCGAGAACGGCATCGTGCAAGACGCCGTGCGTGCGCTCAAGCGCGAGTTCCCCGAGCTGTGCGTGATCACCGATGTCTGCCTGTGCGAGTACACCTCGCACGGGCACTGCGGCCTGGTGGACGGCGAGCGCATCGAGAACGACCCAACCCTCGCGCTTCTGGCGCAAACGGCGCTTTCGCACGCGCGCGCGGGCGCGGACATGGTCGCCCCCTCGGACATGATGGACGGCCGCGTGGCCGCCATCCGCACGGCGCTGGACGCCGAAGGCTTCACCGACCTGCCGCTGATGTCCTACGCGGTCAAGTACGCCTCGGCCTTTTACGGGCCGTTTCGCGAGGCGGCCGAGGGCACGCCGAAGTTCGGCGACAGAAAGACCCACCAGATGGACCCGGCCAACCGGCGCGAGGCCCTGCGCGAGGCCGAGGCCGACCTCGCCGAGGGCGCGGACATTCTGATGGTCAAGCCCGCCGGGCCTTACCTGGACGTCATCCGCGACCTGCGCGAGGCCTTCGACGCGCCCCTGGCGGCCTACCAGGTCAGCGGCGAATACGCGCTCATCAAGGCGGCCGCCGAGCGCGGCTGGGTGGACGGCCGGGCCGTGGCCCTGGAAAGCCTCACGGGCATCAAGCGCGCCGGGGCCTCGCTGATTCTGACCTACTTCGCGGAAGAACTTCTTCCGGCCATTGGATAG
- a CDS encoding GGDEF domain-containing protein, with amino-acid sequence MREMTELYRATLETFEKFRHCIEYVQTMTSLSDLSEVLDGIRLRLDMGRVRLVLSQEMFGEFVPHGVTTLPAAELFQAQAELPGHGNGSFLGACACAPRLDVFLGRAFPAPEGSCYLHPLPNKYAPGTHIGVIALHDTSADRFSIDKATDFLDHFCDLFAHTLVTLRDHEQLLREAVIDPLTSAHNRLYLNRHAPRLLALAERKDMPLALVYLDLDRFKPVNDALGHDAGDKVLREVAARIREAVRAYDIFVRMGGDEFAVFMPDASPEEALALAGRLKAEIAALDVAACTGRRTNLRLSASVGMATFAPGQTLEELLAEADREMYRGKRSLPA; translated from the coding sequence ATGCGCGAAATGACGGAGCTTTATCGCGCCACCCTGGAGACGTTCGAAAAATTCCGCCACTGCATCGAGTACGTGCAGACCATGACCAGCCTCTCCGATCTGTCTGAAGTGCTGGACGGGATTCGCCTGCGCCTGGACATGGGCCGCGTGCGCCTCGTGCTCTCGCAAGAGATGTTCGGCGAGTTCGTGCCCCACGGCGTGACCACCCTGCCCGCAGCCGAGCTTTTCCAGGCCCAAGCGGAACTGCCCGGCCACGGGAACGGCTCGTTTTTGGGTGCATGCGCCTGCGCGCCGCGCCTGGACGTGTTCCTTGGCCGCGCCTTTCCCGCGCCCGAAGGCTCGTGTTACCTGCACCCGCTGCCCAACAAGTACGCGCCGGGCACGCACATCGGCGTCATCGCCCTGCACGACACGTCCGCCGACCGCTTCAGCATCGACAAGGCCACGGATTTCCTGGACCACTTCTGCGACCTCTTCGCCCACACCTTGGTCACGCTGCGCGACCACGAACAGCTTTTGCGCGAGGCCGTCATCGATCCCCTGACCTCGGCCCACAACCGGCTCTACCTGAACCGCCACGCGCCACGCCTGCTGGCCCTGGCCGAGCGCAAGGACATGCCTCTGGCCCTGGTCTATCTGGATCTGGACCGCTTCAAACCAGTCAACGACGCACTGGGACACGACGCGGGCGACAAGGTACTGCGCGAGGTGGCCGCGCGCATCCGAGAAGCCGTCAGGGCCTACGACATTTTCGTACGCATGGGCGGCGACGAGTTCGCCGTGTTCATGCCCGACGCCTCACCCGAGGAGGCCCTGGCCCTGGCCGGACGGCTCAAGGCCGAGATCGCGGCGCTCGACGTGGCCGCATGCACCGGTCGGCGCACAAACCTTCGACTCAGCGCCTCGGTGGGCATGGCCACCTTCGCGCCCGGCCAGACCCTGGAAGAACTTCTGGCCGAGGCGGATCGGGAAATGTATCGTGGCAAGCGGAGCCTTCCTGCGTGA
- a CDS encoding radical SAM protein: MIKPRSPLSPLAAIGRLARGRLPGQVVIQFTERCNAACVQCGMRRGNEFARCTLDVEATRRLLDVLAARGVVSVSFTGGEPLLHLDEVCALAAHARAAGIPFTRTGTNGFLFMGADKPGFARRVHALAEKLVAAGLYTFWVSLDSADPAIHEANRGLPGMVRGLEKALPIFHEHGLHPAVNLGLNRLTGGQRLPAIDPERPETREAFAAQARLALHRFYLRVLDLGFSIVNACYPMSGEDAGAVYQATSRDDVISFSRAEKHELFAALYDVVPRYRHRLRVFTPKSALLALMRETAGEGGPAANACRGGVDFFFVDAKGMRAFPCGYRGGEDLGPALELDPAHITPSAACRACEWECFRDPSEMAGPLLDLFRRPLALAGRLAGDRAFMREWLTDLAYYRACGWFDARIPPDREALARFAPA, translated from the coding sequence GTGATCAAACCCCGTTCGCCCCTCTCGCCGCTCGCAGCCATCGGCCGTCTGGCCAGGGGCCGCCTGCCCGGTCAGGTCGTCATCCAGTTCACCGAGCGCTGCAACGCGGCCTGCGTCCAGTGCGGCATGCGTCGCGGCAACGAGTTCGCGCGCTGCACCCTTGACGTCGAAGCGACCCGCCGCCTGCTGGACGTGTTGGCCGCGCGCGGCGTCGTTTCGGTCTCCTTCACCGGCGGCGAGCCGCTGCTCCACCTCGACGAGGTCTGCGCCCTGGCCGCGCACGCCCGCGCGGCGGGCATCCCCTTCACGCGCACGGGAACCAACGGATTTCTTTTCATGGGCGCGGACAAGCCAGGGTTTGCGCGCCGCGTCCACGCCCTGGCGGAAAAGCTCGTCGCGGCGGGGCTTTACACCTTCTGGGTCAGCCTCGATTCAGCCGACCCCGCCATCCACGAGGCCAACCGGGGGCTGCCCGGCATGGTCAGGGGCCTTGAGAAGGCCCTGCCGATTTTTCACGAGCACGGACTGCACCCGGCCGTGAACCTGGGGCTCAATCGTTTGACCGGCGGGCAGCGCCTGCCCGCCATCGATCCTGAGCGGCCAGAGACGCGCGAGGCGTTCGCCGCCCAGGCGCGTCTGGCGCTGCACCGTTTCTATCTGCGTGTACTGGACCTGGGTTTTTCCATCGTCAACGCCTGCTACCCCATGAGCGGTGAGGACGCGGGCGCGGTCTACCAGGCCACGAGCCGCGACGACGTCATCTCTTTCAGCCGGGCCGAAAAGCATGAACTTTTCGCCGCGCTTTACGACGTGGTCCCGCGCTACCGCCACCGTTTGCGCGTCTTCACGCCCAAAAGCGCGCTCTTGGCCTTGATGCGCGAGACGGCCGGTGAAGGCGGCCCTGCGGCCAACGCCTGCCGGGGCGGCGTCGATTTCTTTTTCGTGGACGCGAAGGGCATGCGCGCCTTCCCCTGCGGCTACAGGGGCGGGGAGGATCTGGGACCGGCCTTGGAACTCGACCCTGCGCACATCACGCCTTCGGCCGCCTGCCGCGCCTGCGAGTGGGAGTGCTTCCGCGACCCCTCGGAGATGGCCGGGCCGCTCCTCGACCTGTTCCGAAGACCCCTTGCGCTCGCCGGGCGGCTGGCGGGCGATCGCGCGTTCATGCGCGAGTGGCTGACCGATCTTGCCTACTACCGCGCTTGCGGTTGGTTCGACGCCCGCATTCCCCCAGACCGCGAGGCGCTTGCCCGCTTCGCGCCCGCATGA
- the ahbA gene encoding siroheme decarboxylase subunit alpha, with product MDDLDKKLLDIIQSGFPLSERPYEELGERLGLTEAETLARVRALKGAGVIRRMGANFQSRKLGWHSTLCAARVPEDRLDAFTAEVNRHVGVTHNYLRRHAFNVWFTYIGESEQEVSRKLRGITAKTGIPILNLPAEKMFKIKVDFKMHREEND from the coding sequence ATGGACGATCTCGACAAGAAGCTTCTGGACATCATCCAGTCCGGGTTTCCGCTCAGTGAGCGGCCCTACGAGGAACTCGGCGAGCGGCTCGGGCTGACCGAGGCCGAGACCTTGGCCAGGGTGCGGGCGCTGAAGGGTGCGGGCGTGATCCGGCGCATGGGCGCGAACTTCCAGTCGCGCAAGCTCGGCTGGCACTCCACCCTGTGCGCCGCGCGCGTGCCCGAGGACAGGCTCGACGCCTTCACCGCCGAGGTCAACCGTCACGTGGGCGTGACCCACAACTACCTCAGGCGGCACGCCTTCAACGTCTGGTTCACCTACATCGGCGAAAGCGAGCAGGAGGTCTCCCGCAAGCTTCGGGGAATCACCGCCAAGACCGGCATTCCCATCCTGAACCTGCCCGCCGAGAAGATGTTCAAGATCAAGGTCGATTTCAAGATGCACCGCGAGGAGAACGACTGA
- the rpe gene encoding ribulose-phosphate 3-epimerase, with protein sequence MGREIILSPSLLSADFSRLGEEMAALEEAGIKWAHIDVMDGMFVPNITIGPLVVQALRKNSKLFFDCHLMVEKPERYVKDFIDAGADLVCVHAEATTHLERTLTLIEDLGAKPAVALNPATPLESIKYVLPQCYMVLLMSVNPGFGGQMFIPFVMDKIRELRAMIDAAGAKTLIQVDGGVTPENAADLVEAGVDVLVSGSAFFKFPPYKKRHEMFLFLAENRFGQNGF encoded by the coding sequence ATGGGCCGTGAAATCATACTTTCGCCGTCGCTGCTTTCCGCCGACTTCTCCCGCCTGGGCGAGGAGATGGCCGCCCTTGAAGAGGCGGGCATCAAGTGGGCGCACATCGACGTCATGGACGGCATGTTCGTGCCCAACATCACCATCGGCCCCCTGGTGGTGCAGGCCCTGCGCAAGAACAGCAAGCTCTTCTTCGACTGCCACCTGATGGTGGAGAAGCCCGAGCGCTACGTGAAGGACTTCATCGACGCGGGCGCGGATCTGGTCTGCGTGCACGCCGAGGCCACCACGCACCTGGAGCGCACCCTGACGCTCATCGAGGACCTGGGGGCCAAGCCCGCCGTGGCCCTCAACCCGGCCACGCCGCTCGAATCCATCAAGTACGTGCTGCCGCAATGCTACATGGTGCTGCTCATGAGCGTGAACCCCGGCTTCGGCGGCCAGATGTTCATCCCCTTCGTCATGGACAAGATCCGCGAGCTTCGCGCCATGATCGACGCGGCCGGGGCCAAGACGCTGATCCAAGTGGACGGCGGCGTCACGCCCGAGAACGCGGCCGACTTGGTGGAGGCCGGGGTGGACGTGCTTGTGTCGGGCTCGGCCTTCTTCAAGTTCCCGCCCTACAAGAAGCGCCACGAAATGTTCCTCTTCCTGGCCGAGAACAGGTTCGGGCAGAACGGATTCTAG
- the ahbC gene encoding 12,18-didecarboxysiroheme deacetylase — protein MIGISKLYCGTVEPSDALRYGRHSGKLPSHLLQFSKDKKPVVVWNMTRRCNLKCIHCYAKAVEEDKGADPISTEQAKVMIDDLAAFGAPVMLFSGGEPLARRDLTELASYATGKGMRAVISTNGTLITKEKARELKAVGLSYVGISMDGGEEVHDKFRAVPGSFRRAIQGIENCQAEGLKVGLRFTINRHNAGEVPVLFRLLEDLEVPRICFYHLVYAGRGSEMIAEDLDHAQTRAVVHQIIDHTRELFERGKEKEVLTVDNHADGPLVWLRLLREDPKRAAEVLELLSWNEGNSTGRGIGCISWDGSVHADQFWRNHTFGNVLERPFSEIWTDPEIELLHKLKDKRPHVKGRCATCRFLNICGGNFRARAEAVYGDVWAEDPACYLTDEEIAGEPVCRPDEAAPSEPQACAR, from the coding sequence GTGATCGGCATTTCCAAACTCTACTGCGGCACGGTCGAGCCGTCCGACGCCCTGCGTTACGGACGCCATTCGGGCAAACTGCCCTCTCATCTGCTGCAGTTCTCCAAAGACAAGAAGCCCGTCGTGGTCTGGAACATGACCCGGCGCTGCAACCTCAAATGCATCCATTGCTACGCCAAGGCCGTGGAAGAGGACAAGGGCGCGGACCCCATCTCCACCGAGCAGGCCAAGGTCATGATCGACGACCTCGCCGCCTTCGGCGCGCCGGTCATGCTCTTTTCCGGCGGCGAGCCCCTGGCCAGGCGCGACCTGACCGAACTGGCCAGCTACGCCACCGGCAAGGGCATGCGCGCGGTCATCTCCACCAACGGCACCCTGATCACCAAGGAAAAGGCCCGGGAACTCAAGGCCGTGGGCCTGTCCTACGTGGGCATCTCCATGGACGGCGGCGAGGAAGTGCACGACAAGTTCCGCGCCGTGCCCGGCTCGTTCCGCCGCGCCATCCAGGGCATCGAGAACTGTCAGGCCGAGGGGCTGAAGGTGGGGCTTCGCTTCACCATCAACCGCCACAACGCGGGCGAGGTGCCCGTGCTCTTCAGGCTCCTCGAAGACCTCGAAGTGCCGCGCATCTGCTTCTACCACTTGGTCTACGCGGGCCGGGGCTCGGAGATGATCGCCGAGGACTTGGACCACGCCCAGACCCGCGCCGTGGTGCACCAGATCATCGACCACACGCGCGAGCTTTTCGAGCGCGGCAAGGAGAAGGAAGTCCTGACCGTGGACAACCACGCGGACGGCCCCCTGGTCTGGCTCAGGCTCCTGCGCGAGGACCCGAAGAGGGCCGCCGAGGTGCTGGAGCTTCTCTCCTGGAACGAGGGCAACTCCACGGGCCGGGGCATCGGCTGCATCTCCTGGGACGGCTCGGTGCACGCCGATCAGTTCTGGCGCAACCACACCTTCGGCAACGTACTCGAACGCCCCTTCTCGGAGATCTGGACCGATCCGGAAATCGAGCTTCTGCACAAGCTCAAGGACAAGCGCCCGCACGTCAAGGGCCGCTGCGCCACCTGCCGCTTCCTGAACATCTGCGGCGGCAACTTCCGCGCGCGCGCCGAGGCCGTCTACGGCGACGTATGGGCCGAGGACCCGGCCTGCTACCTGACCGACGAGGAGATCGCGGGCGAGCCCGTGTGCCGTCCCGACGAGGCTGCCCCGTCCGAACCCCAGGCCTGCGCCCGTTAG
- a CDS encoding Lrp/AsnC family transcriptional regulator, giving the protein MIDAVDRKILNILRNNARVPNAEIARTIGMAPSAVLERIRKLERRGVIERYEARVNPKAAGLGLTAFTFVHVEEGVGTMDTGQKLAALPEVLETHYTAGQAAYLVKVRVGDTEALAEFLQRIGKIPGVRDTNSTIVLRTIKETASIPLAAPPED; this is encoded by the coding sequence ATGATCGATGCAGTTGACCGCAAAATCCTGAATATCCTTCGCAACAATGCCCGAGTGCCCAACGCGGAGATCGCCCGGACCATCGGCATGGCCCCCTCGGCAGTGCTGGAGCGCATCCGAAAGCTCGAACGGCGCGGCGTGATCGAACGCTACGAGGCGCGCGTGAACCCCAAGGCCGCAGGCCTCGGACTCACCGCCTTCACCTTCGTCCACGTAGAGGAAGGCGTGGGCACCATGGACACCGGCCAGAAGCTGGCCGCGCTGCCCGAGGTCCTGGAGACCCACTACACCGCCGGGCAGGCCGCCTACCTCGTCAAGGTCCGCGTAGGCGACACCGAGGCCCTGGCCGAGTTCCTGCAACGTATCGGCAAGATACCCGGCGTGCGCGACACCAACTCCACCATCGTCCTTCGCACCATCAAGGAGACGGCGTCCATCCCGCTCGCCGCGCCACCCGAAGACTAA
- the ahbD gene encoding heme b synthase produces MNERSHERTPVQASGHPSGHPAAHPGKHPANHPGGKSEGHPGGHPGNIGHGGQGPRGAHGPTATLEDGSPVCRLIAWEVTRSCNLACKHCRAEAHLEPYPGELSTDEAKALIDTFPDVGNPIIIFTGGEPLMRHDIFELVAHAKSKGLRCVMAPNGTLVTAEIARKMVEAGIERCSLSVDGPDAATHDEFRGVEGSFQGVLNAIEHFKSVGLEFQINTTVTRGNLGSFKDIFQLAERVGAAAWHIFLLVPTGRAAQLGAEVISAEEYENVLNWFYDFRKTTTMQLKATCAPHYHRILRQRAKEDGTPVTFENFGLDAVSRGCLGGVGFCFISHTGQVQPCGYLELDCGQVKQTPFPQVWRASRQFLNLRDPKTYTGKCGSCEYERVCGGCRARAATMRGDYLAEEPLCSHTPRKGGGK; encoded by the coding sequence ATGAACGAACGCTCACACGAAAGGACCCCGGTCCAGGCTTCGGGCCATCCCTCGGGACACCCGGCCGCGCATCCGGGAAAGCATCCAGCCAACCATCCTGGCGGCAAGTCCGAGGGGCATCCCGGAGGCCATCCCGGCAACATCGGACACGGCGGCCAGGGGCCGCGCGGCGCGCACGGGCCAACGGCCACTCTGGAGGACGGCTCGCCCGTCTGCCGCCTCATCGCCTGGGAAGTCACGCGCTCGTGCAACCTGGCCTGCAAGCACTGCCGGGCCGAGGCGCACCTGGAGCCCTATCCGGGCGAGCTCTCCACGGACGAGGCCAAGGCGCTCATCGACACCTTTCCCGACGTGGGCAACCCCATCATCATCTTCACCGGCGGCGAGCCGCTCATGCGCCACGACATCTTCGAGCTCGTGGCCCACGCCAAATCCAAAGGCCTTCGCTGCGTCATGGCCCCGAACGGCACCCTGGTCACGGCCGAGATCGCACGCAAGATGGTCGAAGCCGGGATCGAACGCTGCTCGCTCTCCGTGGACGGCCCCGACGCAGCCACGCACGACGAATTCCGGGGAGTCGAGGGCTCGTTTCAGGGCGTGCTGAACGCCATAGAGCACTTCAAGAGCGTGGGCCTGGAGTTTCAGATCAACACCACGGTCACGCGCGGCAACCTCGGCTCCTTCAAGGATATCTTCCAGCTTGCCGAGCGCGTGGGCGCGGCCGCCTGGCACATCTTCCTGCTCGTGCCCACGGGCCGTGCGGCCCAGCTCGGCGCGGAGGTCATCTCGGCCGAGGAGTACGAGAACGTGCTCAACTGGTTCTACGACTTCCGCAAGACCACCACCATGCAGCTCAAGGCCACCTGCGCGCCGCACTACCACCGCATCCTGCGCCAACGCGCCAAGGAGGACGGCACGCCCGTGACCTTCGAGAACTTCGGGCTCGACGCCGTGTCGCGCGGCTGCCTGGGTGGCGTGGGCTTCTGCTTCATCAGCCACACCGGCCAGGTGCAGCCCTGCGGCTACCTGGAACTGGACTGCGGTCAGGTGAAACAGACGCCCTTCCCTCAGGTCTGGCGCGCCTCGCGGCAGTTCCTGAACCTGCGCGACCCAAAGACCTACACCGGCAAGTGCGGTTCCTGCGAGTACGAGCGCGTGTGCGGCGGCTGCCGCGCCCGCGCGGCCACCATGCGCGGCGACTACCTGGCCGAGGAGCCGCTTTGCTCCCACACGCCCCGAAAGGGCGGCGGAAAATAG
- a CDS encoding NlpC/P60 family N-terminal domain-containing protein, with protein MRVVILLMVTLLALGCAAKVAVPDAVDDPRAEPVRDLVLFPQNPLAYLDMPGKAEALIAPERHEERFAEFRERFFAPWARERPAHGAAEALWGFSAHAGRNVWGQDLRRRPPEWIRNLADTALAGDYPNLGRPAVALTRLDMRVLPTAAPVFGNPELPGQGFPFDLNQNSAAHAGTPLFVSHVTADGWMLVETSFAAGFVPARDIAFVDQAFMDAWRALPLAALLREGEPLRLDDGRVAGVSRIGMVLPLAKGSDGPRLLLPVADPSGMAALLRIKAAPGLAEPLPRPLTPLQAAATAAELTGAPYGWGGLYGERDCSSLLQDIFASFGLWLPRNSRQQAVFGRSIALAGLLDDEKAALIREHGKPFQTILAMPGHVVLYLGQWRGQAAVLHAVWGLRTGEGERRGRLVIGRTVITGLAPGSEHPDLSREDGKLISRLTAMTFVE; from the coding sequence ATGCGCGTCGTCATCCTTCTCATGGTAACGCTGCTGGCGCTTGGCTGCGCGGCCAAGGTAGCCGTTCCCGACGCGGTCGATGACCCGCGCGCCGAGCCAGTGCGCGACCTCGTGCTTTTCCCGCAGAATCCGCTGGCCTATCTGGACATGCCGGGCAAGGCCGAGGCCTTGATCGCGCCCGAACGTCACGAGGAGCGGTTCGCCGAATTCCGGGAGCGCTTCTTCGCGCCCTGGGCGCGCGAGCGTCCGGCGCACGGCGCGGCCGAGGCCCTGTGGGGCTTTTCGGCCCACGCCGGGCGAAACGTCTGGGGCCAGGATCTGCGCAGGCGGCCGCCCGAATGGATTCGAAATCTCGCAGACACGGCCCTGGCCGGGGATTACCCGAACCTCGGCCGCCCGGCCGTGGCGCTGACGCGGCTCGACATGCGCGTGCTGCCCACTGCGGCCCCGGTCTTCGGCAACCCCGAACTGCCCGGCCAGGGCTTCCCCTTCGACCTGAACCAGAATTCGGCGGCCCACGCGGGCACGCCGCTCTTCGTCTCGCACGTCACGGCGGACGGCTGGATGCTGGTGGAGACCTCGTTCGCGGCCGGGTTCGTGCCCGCGCGCGACATCGCTTTCGTGGATCAGGCCTTCATGGACGCTTGGCGGGCCTTGCCCCTGGCCGCGCTGCTGCGCGAGGGCGAGCCGCTGCGCCTGGACGATGGCCGTGTCGCGGGCGTCTCGCGTATCGGCATGGTCCTGCCGCTGGCCAAAGGGTCGGACGGCCCGCGCCTGCTCCTGCCCGTGGCCGATCCCTCGGGCATGGCCGCGCTCTTGCGGATCAAGGCCGCGCCGGGACTTGCCGAGCCCTTGCCCCGGCCGCTCACGCCCCTGCAAGCGGCGGCAACGGCCGCCGAACTGACGGGCGCGCCCTACGGCTGGGGCGGGCTGTACGGCGAGCGCGACTGCTCGTCGCTTCTCCAGGACATTTTTGCCTCCTTCGGGCTTTGGCTGCCGCGAAACTCGCGCCAGCAGGCCGTGTTCGGCCGCTCCATCGCGCTTGCTGGGCTTTTGGACGACGAGAAAGCCGCCCTGATCCGTGAGCACGGCAAGCCGTTTCAGACCATCCTGGCCATGCCCGGCCACGTGGTGCTCTATCTGGGCCAGTGGCGCGGCCAGGCGGCCGTGCTGCACGCGGTGTGGGGGCTTCGCACGGGCGAGGGCGAACGGCGCGGAAGACTCGTCATCGGCCGTACGGTCATCACGGGCCTTGCCCCGGGCAGCGAGCACCCCGATCTTTCCAGGGAAGACGGCAAGCTCATCTCGCGTCTCACGGCCATGACCTTCGTGGAGTAG
- a CDS encoding chemotaxis response regulator CheY, whose amino-acid sequence MSYNKNMRVLVVDDFSTMRRIVRNILKQLGFTNVVEADDGTTAWEILNSQGADFIVSDWNMPKMTGIDLLRKVRASEEFADLPFLMVTAEAQQENIIEAVQAKVSNYIVKPFTADTLGQKIDKIFNK is encoded by the coding sequence ATGTCCTACAATAAGAATATGCGGGTGCTCGTGGTGGACGATTTTTCCACCATGCGCCGCATCGTGCGCAACATCCTCAAGCAACTCGGCTTCACCAACGTCGTGGAGGCCGACGACGGCACCACGGCCTGGGAAATACTAAACAGCCAGGGCGCGGACTTCATCGTCTCGGACTGGAACATGCCCAAGATGACGGGCATCGATCTCCTGCGCAAGGTGAGAGCCAGTGAGGAATTCGCAGACCTGCCGTTCCTGATGGTCACGGCCGAGGCGCAGCAGGAGAACATCATCGAGGCCGTGCAGGCCAAAGTCTCCAACTACATCGTCAAGCCCTTCACGGCCGACACCCTGGGCCAGAAGATCGACAAGATCTTCAACAAATAG